The Carassius gibelio isolate Cgi1373 ecotype wild population from Czech Republic chromosome B11, carGib1.2-hapl.c, whole genome shotgun sequence genomic sequence atcttgttttaactttatttctcagaaccgcaagataatatcttgttttaactttatttctcagaactgcaagataatatcttgttttaactttatttctcagaaccgcaagataatatcttgttttaactttacTTCTTAGAACCGAGgagataatatcttgttttaactttatttctcagaactgcGAGATAATATCTTGatttaactttatttctcagaactgcaagataatatcttgttttaactttatttctcagaaccgcaagataatatcttgttttaactttacTTCTTAGAACCGAGgagataatatcttgttttaactttatttctcagaaccgcaaaataatatcttgttttaactttatttctcagaattgcaagataatatcttgttttaactttatttctcagaaccgcaaaataatatcttgttttaactttatttatcagaattgcaggataatatcttgttttaactttatatctcagaaccgcgagataatatcttgttttaactttatatctcagaattgcaagataatatcttgttttaactttatatctcagaaccgcaagataatatcttgttttaactttatttttcagaaccgcaagataatatcttgttttaactttatttttcagaACCGTGAGATAAtagcttgatttaacttcatttttcaGAACCGCgagataatatcttgttttaactttatttctcagaactgcgagataatagcttgttttaactttatttttcagaactgtgagataataGCTTGTTTTAACTTCATTTTTCAGAACCGCGAGATAATagcttgttttaactttatttctcagaactgcgagataatatcttgttttaactttatttctcagaactgcgagataatagcttgttttaactttatttttcagaattgcaagataatagcttgttttatctttatttctcagaattgcgggATAATATCTTGCCGTCTTAactttctcagaattgtgagttaatTTCTCATCCTGCCAGACATTTCTTTTGTAACATGAAAAGTTTATGAGTGAAATggattagaaataaaaaataaaaaattcagggCGTGGCTTGGTTTTGTGCATCACTtgttgattggatgttgagatgtgGGCGTGGCTGTCAAAAGTGTCTGCAGATGAGCATGAGCTTGCAGGAGTAGAATTTAAGAGCAATAATGATTGAAAGAAAGGATCTGTTGCTATTTCTGATTCACCGTGACTTCATCAGCTGGTACTATGGTTTTACTGCAAATACTGTAGTTAAACAGTGGTTAGTTGATGAGAGTGAAGTAGCAGGGATGGTTGGCTACATCTCTGCACATCACACACTGATCTCTCCTGACAGGAAGGTTCTTTACACAGTAAAGCGCAGCTCCCCGCAGCCACACGCGTCTCTAGCtaatgattgacagctgtcactGCTGATCTCACTCAGACTGTGATGTTTCCCGCTGAGAAGATGCAGGCAGAGACCATAACGTGATCTAGACACTGGTCATGGATACGGAGAAGGAAACCTCAGCGGTGTTCGGCTCCACTGAATCTGAAGACGAACGAGACACcctgaggaacacacacacacacacacacacactctctctccctctctctcacacacacacacatactcttacACACATTCCTGCCAGACTGTCGATGTCTCAGACAAACGAATGACGCTGATGTCACTGGCCTTAAGCCACCCAGAGGATGATGGGAAACAGGAAGACTGTGGCACACTCAGAGATAACAGAGAGGATCAGGTCTGAATATCTTTATAATCAAGCGTTCCTTACAAAGACAAGAAAACCTGAAATCAGTCGACATTCTGACACGTCCTCTGTGAACACCGCCTTCCCATGAAACAATTCATGATAATTTAGGCATAATTCTTTCAGTGCATTATGTTGTAAGATTCAATTTTACACAATATCATgctaattatgaattaaaattttaatttacttGATCACTGGCATTTCTATTAAATTCTCATTAACTCCCTGTGGTTCAGGCACAAACCCCTGGTGTTTGGCTCATAAAATATGATCAGCTCTGTATGAAACCAACAGAAGTCACTGTGAGGTCCTCATGATGATAGaaaaacacacattacagcaACATCACCTGAGACGCACATAGACCCATCTGTCTGTGACAAGAAcaaaccgagagagagagagagagagagagagagagagagagagatgagataaGCAGAAAAATCTACGAcagccttaaaaaaaaatgagtgtGATTATCTACATCACAGAGTCAGCAGTCTCTGAGCGTGTTATCAGTAAGCACCTTTTGAAGGGGATGTACTTCAGgacgaccacacacacacacacacacacacacacacacacacacacacacacacacacacacacacacacacactctctctctctctctctcacacacacacacacacacacacactcattctctctctctctctctctctctcacacacacacacacacattctctctctctctctctctctcacacacacacacacacacacacacacactcattctctctctctctctcacacacacacacacacacactcattctctctctctctctctctcacacacacacacacacacacacattctctctgtctctctctctcacacacacacacacacacacacacacacactcattctctctctctctcacacacacacacacacactcattctctctctctctctctctcacacacacacacacactcattctctctctctctctctctctcacacacacacacacacattttctctctctctctctctctctctctctctcacacacacacacacacacattctctctctctctctctctctctctcacacacacacacacacacacacactgataacaCTCGTTTACGCATTTCCCAGGAGAAACAACATCAtataatgaaatgtataatttttcagttcaagtttattttatgttAAGCATCAAACATTGTTTTATGGTTTAAGTTTCATTTAACTACAATAACCCTGATGCAAAATAAATAGTTCTTTTGTGCAAGACGAGTGTGTAAAACGCAGTGTGATTCAGTGTTTTATCTGATGTGAATGTTTTATTGTTCTCCGTCTCCCAACAGCATTGATGCTCCTGCTCCTCTATAGTTTTCCAGGAAAGATGAATGTCGAGGACGGATGAATAATAGCCGTGCCTAGATGACAAACGGATGAGAAGTGTTTGAGGATGAAGGCGTGAAGGAGGATCTGCAGATGCAGCGCTGATGTGCTGAGTTTGCTGCTTTCAGCCTCACGTCCTGCAggagattcagattcagatctgCTGACGGACAAAACCCCTCCAGCTGCTGCACACCGCTCATGAGTTCCAGGGCTTCCATGGGTTTGTTAATCAACATTCATGTCAACCAGGCAGAATGCAGGAATGCTTTGTGCTCTTATTTCAGAAGATAATCTGCTGAACGGATTTAAACATGGTCAAGTGTTATAAACTGAGCTGAACATCAGTGCATCTGAAAGCATCATCAATCAGGCTGAAATATTTGCTCCAGCTACACagctattaaaacacatttttagttgaaataaaactcaaataaaataaaaaaaaagtaaaacttcaAAGAAAATTTTTAAATGCTGCCTAATTTTAGTTAAAGGACTACAATTATTAATTGGATATACATaaaaaccaaaactgaaataaaaataatttaaacctgaatagtaatatatattaaaagaataataataaaaatgaccaaaGCTCATAACACAATCACTGAAACTTTaaggaaaatgtaaataaatctggaattaaataaaaatgtaacgcTTTCAATAAAATTGAGAAATCTTTCTTTGGCAACAACCTGAAATCAGTTAAACACTAAATAAACtaactaaatgaaatataaataaaaactaaaagtgaaataaaaataaaataaattaaaaatgaataatatttataaaaaaatgtgtataaaatataaaaaagaattagcattacagaaatgacaaaaatctcaaataaatataaatattagatgaaaaatgtaaacaatttgaAGCAAAATGTAccaactgaaaataaaaactaaaacaaaaataaaaataaacaaatagtaacactaaaaaattattaaaatgacaaatgcacacaatttaaatatccaaaattaaataaactattacaTGAAAAACAAATTAGCTTTTTCAACTGCTTGCTTATACACAAGATCTTTACTTGTGACTTGTTTCTGAAAGCTGACACTCAACAACAGAAGCACAAACCAAATCTACAAAACATACACTAATCATCAGACTTCGACTtagttttcaatttcataaaacacttttagcAAAATGCAGCACACAATTCTATAACACTCACAAATCTAACAGGAGTTCATATtatggcaaaggtgtttgcaaatgtttgctttttgaaatgtgtttgtgatACATTAAGTTAAAGCACTAAAACTactgaaactaaaataattaaaaactaaatttaaaatcaaataaaaaaactaaaaaatcaaaccaattgaaaatattaatataaaaaaattaagagatGACACATTGAGCTGGAGTTGCACTGTTGCACATCTATGGAAGATGTTTCcgcaactaaataaaaaataaaacaagtttgaATCTCACAATTTTAACTATACATATATTATCTGTTACTTTATTCCTCAGAATTGCGAGTTGTAAAGTCAGAACTGCgaaatataaagtcacaattacgaGAATTAAAGTCAATTGCGAGATATACATTTTGCAATTAccagaaaaagtcagaattggaaGATATAGTCACAATTATGAGTAAAAAACGTCAGAATTGCGaataataaagtcacaattacgagaaaaaaaagatcagaattgctaaatataaagtcacaattacaaaaaaaagtcagaattgcgagatataaagtcacaattatgaataaaaagcctgaattgagaaataaaaagtcgcaattacgaGAAAAAAAGCctgaattgcgagttataaagtcacaattatgaaatATAAGAGAAAGTCAGAATGGCGAATTATAAAGTCACAGTTacgagaaaaaaaatctgaattgcgaaATATACAGTAAAGTCGCAATTACGAGAAAAAATTTCAGAATTGCAGGATATAAAGtcgcaattatgagaaaaaagaaagtcagaatagtgaaatataaagtcgcaattatgaaaaaaaagcctgaattgagaaataaaaagtcgcaattatgagaaaaaagaaagtcagaatAGTGAAATATAAAGTCGCAATTATGAGAGAAAAAATTTGCAATTGCGCATTATAAAATCTGaattttatttctcacaatttggACATTTTTATCAGAAATGCGAGTTTATAACAACACACTTTACTGgcagttgtttttatttagttgcaCAGAAATGTTGTACCACGACTTGATGTTCCATGTTGTTATCATGTATACAGTAATCCGGCAGTTTCATCGTCAGTGTCATGATGCTCAGACCCGGGATGGCTGCGCCGCTGGACGGCTCCTGTGGGAACAGACCAGGTCTGCGATGTAAAGCGCGAGGTTTACGAAGCTCATCACAGCGACGGCGAGTTTCACATCCCATGAGCACTTGCCCCTCGGGCAGCCCTGCGGCCGCAGCGGGGCGCCGTACTTCCTGTCGAAGCAGAAGACGGGCCAAAGCACCGCAGCGCTCACATACAGCAGCACCGCGGCGAACGTGTAGATCACAGCGAGCCGCTCGAACGGCATCCGGAGCATCCGTATCGCTGCGCTCCGCCCGGACACCACCAGCGCCACCAGCAGGACGGTCCCGGACAAACACACGCCGAACACCGCTGCGCAGTACAGCGTCGCTGCATGCCATTTGAAATCTGTCCTGTCGGTGAGCAACGCGAAAATAACGCATCCTACGAAGATCTGCGCCACCTTCAGGATGCCAGGTGTCGTCGCCATGTAGCTCCCGCTGCGTCCCGCTTTGGCTCGTGACAGGAACACCTCTGTCCCATACGCAATACATGCCACCCACGAGCACACGCTCACAGCAATCCGGAAGTTTCTGACCTCGCAGTTGTTGTATGGACAGTCGTTAGCGCGCACGAAGAATGCAGGATATGCGACAGATGCTGTGAGCAGCAGCAGTGTGGCGAGAGATGCTAACGTCACCGTCAGGTTCTCCCAGGACACCGGGAGACTCGTCTGCAGACGGGTCACCTCCAGCATCAGCACCACCGCACTGAGGGCGAAGCAGCTCGTCCAGACCGCCATGCAGAAGgtcccataggtggcgctgtaaccaGCGCCGTGGATCACTAATGAGACGATCGTGCAGCCCAGTGTCAGCTGACACACACGGGCCACACCTCTGGGAGAAAACACAGCCGAAACGTCCAGATGATATCCAGAGGAGACGCTCATGATGAGAGGGGACACTAGCGGTCCAATGTTTGGGGTCAAAGGTCTTCTCTGCTcagaaaggctgcatttatttgatcaaaaatagtttaaattgtatttatttatttttgtgaaatattataaacgATGTTGAAAGTGCTGCATAATCTTTTTGCGGAAACAAAAGCATCCagtaaaaataaatcacttactaaaaatatatttatttataaaattgtaaaatgtaaatacttaaaataataaaataattcagttcaattaaaataaaacttgaaaCATAATAATCAAATcatagaaatgtaaaaattttattaataattaaaaaacaaattaaataaaactgattagaactttttggtaaaaaatattaagtaaaaaaatgatcaaatcacaaaaattttaaaatatgtaaagtaattcattaaaaaggaaaacattataaaactgactagaattatgcattattttgtataaatggcaaattaatatagttttagaatgaaaccaaatgtaaaaaatacttaataaaaattaattaaatcattaaaaatgtaaaattaaaataatttaaaaatgaaaacaaatctaaataaagcaCTCACtaaacaataaattataaaaattgaaaattaaaatgatttaaaaatgaaaacaaatcaaaGTAAAGCTcttacttaaaattatttaaatcataaaaacgtcaaaattaaaataagtcaaaataaaacattagaaaacattaaaatacaatatttaaataaattaataataataaaaaactaacaattaaaaaaaaaaatttaacaaattatgttaaaatcaaccaatcaaaacaaaacactaaagGGGTGAAATTCCTGATTCTTTTTTTCAGGaactttcatttatttgaaatagaaaccttttctaacattataaatgtcttcgctgtcacttttgatcaatttaatgcagccttgttgaataaaagtattggtgtaaactcttactgaccccagacgctactgtatttaatgtattattatgatGGAGTATTTCTAGACCCGTGGATCCGGCAGCAGGAGGTTGATGTTGAGTTTTGTCTGTCTTGCTCGAGTCGAGGCTGCTCCTTCCTCGAGACGTTCCTCCTCAGGCGTGCATGAAGTATTTCTGACTCTATTTTGGAGTGTCTGACTCACAATCTGTCAGAAAGCAAACACGTCAAACTCATTCGATTCTcccagagacagacagaaaaccTGTTGAGAGTCTCAGCGACATCATTAACATCAGATCAATTACCTTCCAGATCCAGACTCAGTGATTCAGCAGAATCTGGAAGCAGAAACCAGAATCAGTCTACAGAGAAGATCAGATCTGTCTCCAGTCGTGGACGTCCAGAGGAGAGAGCTATGGGAATGTGGGAGTGTCAGAGCAGATATGAAGCTGGAATGTGTGTCAGATGCCACCTGTGAGAAGAACACAGTTATTctatatataaacacatgcaGACACTCAGAGTTTCTGAAGAATGAACTCTAAATATGTGAGACAACTACAGTCTCtgctcttaaaggaacagtgcacacacatacacacacaaatcactgaccctcaggtcatccaggattacgatgagtttgtgtcttcatcaggtttgtagaaatgcagcactgcatcagtgtctcatcaatggatgctctgcagtgaatgggtgccgtcagaatgagagtctgataaacatcccaataatccacagcactccagtccatcagtgaacatctggagaagacaaaacctgaaacacatccagcattaagatgattttaactcaaacacatagagtctataatccagaataacacttcctccagtgaaaaagtgttctggtctgaatcaggagagaaatctgcacagatcaagcagcgtttaaacagatctaaactaatctgtgagagacaacaggagatgctttttttatcagctgtttggactctcattctgacggcacccattcactgcagagcatccatttttggtgaactattgctttaaaggaatcttttaGGCTCATTTATATGTTAAATGGATCGTTCAGCCCAAAATGTCATAATTTGTCatgatttttttaagaatagaattagaatagtgagtgttaaagttcgagggtcaaataaagatggaagagatgtgttttaagccgattcttgaagatggttaaggactcagctgctgggattgagttggggaggtcattccaccagaagggaacatttaatttaaaagtccgtaaaagtgactttgtgcttctttgggatgaacaatcaagcgacgttcacttgcagaacacaagcttctagaggacacataagtctgaagtaacgaatttaggtaaatgagtgcagagccagtggtagttctgtaggcaaacatcaatgccttgaattttatgcgagcagctaatggaagccagtgcaaattgataaacagaggtgtgacgtgtaatctttttggctcattaaaaattaatcttgctgccacgttctgaattaattgtaaaggtttgatagaattggctggaagacctgcagagagagcattgcaatagtccagcctggacagaacaagagcttgaacaaggagttgtgcagcatgttcccaaagaaagggcttttcagcagtcaacaggcgaccttaataataaatccttttattagtttgtggatttgcttcagctagaaagaactactgaacataaataaaatgcgcaaaaggattttgaaaaagaaagaagagctactgcattactgcattcaaactcccgaactgactcaaatgattcgcgaacccgctccgaactcccgaactgattcaaatgatttgcgatccccaaactgactcaaatgattcgcgaaccctctacAAACTctcgaattgactcaaaagattcgcgaacgcgctccgaactcccgaactgattcaaatgattcgcgaacccgctacgaactcccgaactgattcaaatgattcgcgaacccgctacgaactcccgaactgattcaaatgatttgcgatccccaaactgactcaaatgattcgcgaaccctctacAAACtctcgaattgactcaaatgattcgcgaacccgctacgaactcccgaactgactcaaatgattcgcgaacccgctacgaactcccgaactgattcaaatgattcgcgaacccgctacgaactcccgaactgattcaaatgatttgcgatccccaaactgactcaaatgattcgcgaaccctctacAAACtctcgaattgactcaaatgattcgcgaacccgctacaaactctcgaactgactcaaatgattcgcgatccccaaactgactcaaatgattcgcgaacccgctccgaactgactcaaatgattcaagctccatactccgaactaggaagaattaggaagcatgcattgtgaagggcgctctgaaaagcggcagcgcaggcaaatGATTAaatcctctattaaaacagatgtacAAATGAAGGTACCGGTGTGATAAAAACACGTTCTGGgcacacggagaggtggcggtacattcaagagctatatttggaagtgacgGTACTGAGTGGTGTGTACCTGCCGACTTAAAGCACTGATCTGaatgactttttttattcttttaaacacaaaagaaaatattcttaaaatgtgttcatttatttttgtccatacaatgaaagtcagtggggtccagcgTCATTTTGAACTTTACGTTTATTTGACAAAAACATTCTGTTGAAGGAAAACACACCAGTCTGATAAAATCCCTTACTGAACATGAAGTCCATTCACGTCCAGGTTTCTCATGATACACAGAAGGACGCTGTAAGGATGGAGAGACGGACAGATGAACCctgttatgttttatattaatctGGGTGCTGCATTTTAAGCTTGAAccattaaaataacattacacaCACAGTAGGCTACAATATTAGTGTATTTATCTCATGCTCGCATTGCAAAGCTATTACATCATTATTGTTGTCCAAATTCATGCGCACACATTTTAATTAGACTAAATAATTCAGATGAATGTGGGACAGCAATGTATTTAGCTGAACTTTAGTATCTGCAGCTCCAGTCGAATGTGACTTACTTTTAGgtttttcaataataaaataataattaaaatctaaataaatagagttaacaaacaataaatacatacatacattaattaataaataattttcaacCCCTCCCGTAAAAACTCACagcatttttaaatactttttaaatacataattttttatatactttatagtATAAAGTATGCagtaaaaaacagaaacaaaaaaaattataaataattttcaaatcCCCTGGttgtttttaatcatttgttttttgagtataaaaatagttttaaaataaataaatatctttagaaaaaacgaaataaaaaataacaacattacaTTAAACCAACTGGAAActctctgaaataaaataagtaaaaaaaaattgtttaattaaaaaggtaaataaataaaataatatatatttcatattatctTAGATTTTCTGGTTTCATTTTTAGATCCCTATAATTAACCCTGGTCCAATAACTGATGTTTTTAACACAACAGCGCCACCAGCTGAAGGATCGGTGTATTCACATGCTGTAGTTCAGCTGGATTTGTTCTGCCATCTTAAGAAAACACTTCATCAAAGAACATAcccccacgcacacacacacacacacacacacacacacacacactttaaaaagCTGGAAACGTCCAGCAGAGGGACACAAACAGCCACAAAAATCCATCAGAAGAACCTCAAACTCAATCAAGGCTACTCAATGGCAACtcgctaaaataaaaataaagcttacatataaagtatattacatatatatttcatttcatgtttatttcaattcaagtaattatgttttttttatgattttagtttaCAGTAATAGCCCTTGTATGGTGTGGTAATGAAttattcataagacataagaaACACATTAAAGTACTCAGAGTCTATTATTTTgacttttatatacagtatacacacacacacacacacacacacacaagtccaaATTTGGACACAGTTACAGTTTTCATAATTTTGGCTCTGTATTtcaaaataatagaataaaaatgaaacaatggaGATGAAATTGAAGAACAGACTCTAAGCTACAATTAAAGGGgttgaacaaaaaatataaaatggttagaaattaattttttttatttcattttatttcagtgagCTGGCATGGCAATGTTTCtcatttttatctaatatttgtattttattttatttccctgAACGAAAAAAGTGATGAATAGTTTGCAACAGTAATAAACAGTTAACAGTAATAAAGCTGAAGTGTATTTTCAGTGCAGTGTACCGAGACTAGACTGAGGACAAGGACAATGATGAGGACAAGGATGAGGACAAGAATGAGGACAAGTACGAGGACAAGGACGAGGACGAGGACAAGAATGAGG encodes the following:
- the LOC127968558 gene encoding myeloid-associated differentiation marker-like protein 2, with protein sequence MSVSSGYHLDVSAVFSPRGVARVCQLTLGCTIVSLVIHGAGYSATYGTFCMAVWTSCFALSAVVLMLEVTRLQTSLPVSWENLTVTLASLATLLLLTASVAYPAFFVRANDCPYNNCEVRNFRIAVSVCSWVACIAYGTEVFLSRAKAGRSGSYMATTPGILKVAQIFVGCVIFALLTDRTDFKWHAATLYCAAVFGVCLSGTVLLVALVVSGRSAAIRMLRMPFERLAVIYTFAAVLLYVSAAVLWPVFCFDRKYGAPLRPQGCPRGKCSWDVKLAVAVMSFVNLALYIADLVCSHRSRPAAQPSRV